From Daphnia pulicaria isolate SC F1-1A chromosome 4, SC_F0-13Bv2, whole genome shotgun sequence, one genomic window encodes:
- the LOC124338466 gene encoding transmembrane emp24 domain-containing protein 1-like — protein MRPLVLFLVFVVLIVNSVVVAYSNEFTITIEPGKEDCFYTPVAKNIYLEVDYQVIDGQQGELDIDFHLTSPTGRRIVMESRKSDSTHRTKTFEDGDHKICFDNTFSIFSAKTVFFEISTDNDEDDDDNGEIKIEKKNSDVWGDTDQAFYAGLRPEEIYDIHVQDIKDTVAMVRGKLTRAQEFQDQIRAFEARDRNTAEGNFTRVNFWSMIHLIALLITGVVQVVMVRSLFDDKSTLRRLWKQGKM, from the exons ATGCGACCGTTAGTTTTATTCCTAGTTTTTGTTGTACTTATTGTGAATTCAGTTGTAGTGGCATATAGTAATGAATTTACCATTACTATTGAACCAGGAAAGGAGGACTGTTTCTATACACCAGTTGCAAAGAACATCTACTTGGAAGTTGACTATCAA GTTATTGATGGACAGCAAGGGGAGTTAGATATTGACTTTCATTTGACGTCCCCCACAGGGCGGAGAATTGTGATGGAATCAAGAAAAAGTGACAGTACTCACAG GACTAAAACTTTTGAAGATGGGGACCACAAAATTTGCTTTGACAATACCTTTTCAATCTTCAGTGCCAAAACAGTCTTTTTTGAAATCTCCACAGACaacgatgaagatgatgatgataatggagaaattaaaattgaaaagaaaaatagtgatGTATGGGGAGATACTGACCAGGCCTTTTATGCTGGTTTGAGACCAGAAGAAATTTATGATATTCATGTTCAGGATATTAAA GATACAGTTGCAATGGTCAGGGGAAAGTTAACAAGAGCTCAAGAATTTCAGGATCAGATTAGAGCCTTTGAAGCTCGTGATCGTAATACGGCCGAGGGAAATTTCACTAGAGTAAATTTCTGGTCAATGATCCATCTCATCGCACTTCTCATCACCGGAGTTGTTCAAGTTGTTATGGTTCGGAGTCTTTTTGACGACAAATCAACGCTTCGGCGCCTTtggaaacaaggaaaaatgtga
- the LOC124338462 gene encoding KN motif and ankyrin repeat domain-containing protein 2-like isoform X1: MGLGNLNDTPSPMPRPCRPSTLFVSNNNQSHSSSNEVGCQCCPYGFHIDLDFVRFCESLATGEHLKQKREERRTRRLQCNSMEVLLGLTTPSYTSVLAASSVLPPIIDVPRESENSGAALELRNRPSRELNRAVDDFEATFSQSSRHSQSSQISCFADIYNSTSSLGKDSEADCSFETKNEALQSVRGQMAASLEKLRELEQQVKLIPVLQVKVSVLQEEKRQMALQLQELKNKLIRGTGPLKKEMGVGTFTNTLRDGVCQTENWIKSVSSKMIQTFLQPLTESGTQTVMDANANKLILAQVSQSVQVNMPMMQEMVPRGNAETQTDRDSPVLHSSPPPPITYRPIVFHRHVQTEREEKVVQPLPPPAPKPIVLHRQVQTDREQTPRAVQPSQSPTFRRPNVFHRQVQTESSLLSASKQEISTIDRLQQKKSIAIGDGSVNDVLCDRCVNIRTRLRHVSCGTTDLVRPASGVNVATQSYTTCQDCEERSKIAAVATIDQEIQTNDSCFNSPRLSRISRLGECSPLSVQTQPDQESLPKPEPESTNSRRLSETESESSREADESDLGSDESVREEEDEEEEEEEEEEEEEEEEGEEGEEEEGLETLPEPIKPRIRVEPSMEMKAALKVLNDSIHRPQRGSSKLLVNAIEIVRREWIQVSSTKEADAHSVEDYMDYIESLSMALLERVANLSDNNGNTSLHYAVSHSQWDIVSLLLDSKVCYPQLRNKAGYSPPMLAALAQPTNNTESQVLQRLFSLCDVNSKATQHGQTALMLSVSHGRVEVVRLLLAAGADVNVQDADGSTALMCAAEHGHTPIVKLLLAQTDIDLHLRDNDGSTALSIAMEAGHKDIGLLIYAHMNFHRSNSSSATSSPVLPTASPLTTLRRKGSPLPYL, from the exons TCCCATAGCTCCAGCAATGAAGTTGGATGTCAGTGCTGCCCGTATGGCTTCCACATTGATCTGGACTTTGTTCGTTTCTGTGAATCATTGGCCACTGGTGAGCACCtcaaacaaaagagagaggagagacgtACCAGAAGGTTGCAATGCAACTCCATGGAAGTCTTGCTGGGGCTCACCACTCCATCGTATACATCTGTATTAG CAGCTTCTTCAGTTCTACCTCCAATCATCGACGTTCCGAGAGAGTCTGAGAACTCTGGAGCCGCATTAGAGTTACGCAATCGACCCTCAAGAGAACTTAATCGTGCGGTTGACGATTTTGAAGCAACATTTTCTCAATCTTCTCGTCACTCTCAGTCTTCCCAAATATCCTGCTTTGCCGATATTTATAATTCTACGAGCTCACTAG GCAAGGACAGTGAGGCGGATTGCTCCTTTGAGACCAAGAATGAAGCTCTTCAG TCGGTCCGTGGGCAAATGGCAGCCAGTCTGGAAAAATTGCGCGAGTTGGAGCAACAGGTGAAGCTCATTCCAGTTCTACAGGTCAAAGTGTCAGTGTTGCAGGAAGAGAAACGCCAAATGGCTCTCCAGTTACAggagttgaaaaataaactcATACGCGGAACAG gtcCCCTGAAAAAGGAGATGGGTGTCGGCACGTTTACAAACACGCTAAGGGATGGCGTATGCCAAACAGAGAATTGGATCAAAAGTGTTTCCAGCAAGATGATTCAGACTTTTTTGCAGCCGTTGACCGAATCCGGAACGCAGACAGTGATGGATGCGAATGCTAACAAGCTAATTTTGGCCCAAGTTTCTCAATCCGTCCAAGTTAACATGCCGATGATGCAAGAAATGGTGCCTCGAGGAAACGCTGAAACACAAACTGACCGAGACTCGCCCGTTCTTCACTCATCGCCGCCGCCTCCTATTACATACCGTCCTATTGTTTTCCACCGGCACGTCCAAACCGAACGTGAAGAGAAAGTCGTTCAGCCTTTACCTCCTCCAGCACCGAAACCGATTGTCTTACACCGCCAAGTCCAAACGGATCGCGAACAAACTCCTAGAGCCGTCCAACCATCTCAGTCTCCCACATTTCGCAGGCCAAATGTGTTCCATCGCCAGGTTCAAACCGAATCTAGTCTCCTGAGTGCATCGAAGCAGGAGATCTCTACAATCGATCGacttcaacaaaaaaagtcgATCGCTATTGGTGATGGTTCAGTCAACGATGTCTTGTGCGATCGTTGTGTTAACATAAGAACCCGGTTGAGGCATGTTTCATGTGGAACAACTGATCTCGTCCGTCCTGCCTCTGGCGTCAATGTAGCTACTCAGTCGTATACCACATGTCAG GATTGTGAGGAGCGTTCCAAAATTGCTGCTGTAGCAACGATTGATCAAGAAATACAAACAAATGATAGCTGCTTCAACAGTCCAAGGTTATCACGCATTTCTCGGCTCGGAGAATGCTCTCCGCTTTCCGTCCAGACTCAACCCGACCAGGAATCATTACCGAAACCAGAGCCGGAGTCGACCAACAGTCGTCGCTTG tccgAAACAGAATCGGAAAGTTCCAGAGAAGCCGACGAAAGTGATTTGGGTTCAGATGAGTCggtaagagaagaagaagatgaagaagaagaggaggaggaggaggaggaagaagaagaagaagaggaaggagaagaaggagaggaggaggaaggatTAGAGACTTTGCCCGAACCCATTAAGCCCCGTATAAG GGTGGAGCCCTCAATGGAAATGAAAGCCGCCCTCAAGGTGTTGAACGATTCCATCCATCGTCCACAAAGGGGAAGCTCGAAATTGTTGGTTAATGCCATCGAAATCGTTCGACGTGAATGGATTCAG GTTTCCAGCACAAAGGAAGCAGATGCTCACTCGGTTGAAGATTACATGGATTATATCGAATCTTTGAGCATGGCTTTGCTTGAGCGAGTCGCTAATCTTTCGGATAATAATGGCAACACGTCGTTACACTACGCAG TGTCGCACAGTCAGTGGGATATCGTCAGCCTTTTACTCGATTCAAAG GTGTGTTATCCACAACTGAGAAATAAAGCTGGTTATAGTCCGCCTATGCTGGCAGCTTTGGCTCAACCAACTAATAATACTGAATCCCAAGTACTTCAgcgtctcttctctctttgcgATGTTAATTCAAAAGCAACTCAA CACGGACAAACGGCTTTAATGCTCTCGGTCAGCCATGGAAGAGTAGAAGTGGTACGCCTCCTATTAGCCGCTGGCGCTGATGTGAATGTACAAGATGCGGACGGCTCGACTGCTCTTATGTGTGCAGCTGAACACGGTCATACACCCATTGTTAAGCTACTACTAGCCCAAACGGACATTGATCTTCATCTAAGAGATAAT gATGGTAGCACAGCGCTATCTATCGCTATGGAAGCAGGCCACAAAGATATTGGTTTACTGATATACGCTCACATGAATTTCCATCGATCCAACTCCAGCAGCGCAACGTCCAGCCCCGTCCTTCCAACTGCCTCGCCTTTAACTACTTTAAGGAGGAAAGGTTCTCCATTGCCTTATTTGTAG
- the LOC124338462 gene encoding KN motif and ankyrin repeat domain-containing protein 2-like isoform X2 has product MGLGNLNDTPSPMPRPCRPSTLFVSNNNQSHSSSNEVGCQCCPYGFHIDLDFVRFCESLATGEHLKQKREERRTRRLQCNSMEVLLGLTTPSYTSVLASSVLPPIIDVPRESENSGAALELRNRPSRELNRAVDDFEATFSQSSRHSQSSQISCFADIYNSTSSLGKDSEADCSFETKNEALQSVRGQMAASLEKLRELEQQVKLIPVLQVKVSVLQEEKRQMALQLQELKNKLIRGTGPLKKEMGVGTFTNTLRDGVCQTENWIKSVSSKMIQTFLQPLTESGTQTVMDANANKLILAQVSQSVQVNMPMMQEMVPRGNAETQTDRDSPVLHSSPPPPITYRPIVFHRHVQTEREEKVVQPLPPPAPKPIVLHRQVQTDREQTPRAVQPSQSPTFRRPNVFHRQVQTESSLLSASKQEISTIDRLQQKKSIAIGDGSVNDVLCDRCVNIRTRLRHVSCGTTDLVRPASGVNVATQSYTTCQDCEERSKIAAVATIDQEIQTNDSCFNSPRLSRISRLGECSPLSVQTQPDQESLPKPEPESTNSRRLSETESESSREADESDLGSDESVREEEDEEEEEEEEEEEEEEEEGEEGEEEEGLETLPEPIKPRIRVEPSMEMKAALKVLNDSIHRPQRGSSKLLVNAIEIVRREWIQVSSTKEADAHSVEDYMDYIESLSMALLERVANLSDNNGNTSLHYAVSHSQWDIVSLLLDSKVCYPQLRNKAGYSPPMLAALAQPTNNTESQVLQRLFSLCDVNSKATQHGQTALMLSVSHGRVEVVRLLLAAGADVNVQDADGSTALMCAAEHGHTPIVKLLLAQTDIDLHLRDNDGSTALSIAMEAGHKDIGLLIYAHMNFHRSNSSSATSSPVLPTASPLTTLRRKGSPLPYL; this is encoded by the exons TCCCATAGCTCCAGCAATGAAGTTGGATGTCAGTGCTGCCCGTATGGCTTCCACATTGATCTGGACTTTGTTCGTTTCTGTGAATCATTGGCCACTGGTGAGCACCtcaaacaaaagagagaggagagacgtACCAGAAGGTTGCAATGCAACTCCATGGAAGTCTTGCTGGGGCTCACCACTCCATCGTATACATCTGTATTAG CTTCTTCAGTTCTACCTCCAATCATCGACGTTCCGAGAGAGTCTGAGAACTCTGGAGCCGCATTAGAGTTACGCAATCGACCCTCAAGAGAACTTAATCGTGCGGTTGACGATTTTGAAGCAACATTTTCTCAATCTTCTCGTCACTCTCAGTCTTCCCAAATATCCTGCTTTGCCGATATTTATAATTCTACGAGCTCACTAG GCAAGGACAGTGAGGCGGATTGCTCCTTTGAGACCAAGAATGAAGCTCTTCAG TCGGTCCGTGGGCAAATGGCAGCCAGTCTGGAAAAATTGCGCGAGTTGGAGCAACAGGTGAAGCTCATTCCAGTTCTACAGGTCAAAGTGTCAGTGTTGCAGGAAGAGAAACGCCAAATGGCTCTCCAGTTACAggagttgaaaaataaactcATACGCGGAACAG gtcCCCTGAAAAAGGAGATGGGTGTCGGCACGTTTACAAACACGCTAAGGGATGGCGTATGCCAAACAGAGAATTGGATCAAAAGTGTTTCCAGCAAGATGATTCAGACTTTTTTGCAGCCGTTGACCGAATCCGGAACGCAGACAGTGATGGATGCGAATGCTAACAAGCTAATTTTGGCCCAAGTTTCTCAATCCGTCCAAGTTAACATGCCGATGATGCAAGAAATGGTGCCTCGAGGAAACGCTGAAACACAAACTGACCGAGACTCGCCCGTTCTTCACTCATCGCCGCCGCCTCCTATTACATACCGTCCTATTGTTTTCCACCGGCACGTCCAAACCGAACGTGAAGAGAAAGTCGTTCAGCCTTTACCTCCTCCAGCACCGAAACCGATTGTCTTACACCGCCAAGTCCAAACGGATCGCGAACAAACTCCTAGAGCCGTCCAACCATCTCAGTCTCCCACATTTCGCAGGCCAAATGTGTTCCATCGCCAGGTTCAAACCGAATCTAGTCTCCTGAGTGCATCGAAGCAGGAGATCTCTACAATCGATCGacttcaacaaaaaaagtcgATCGCTATTGGTGATGGTTCAGTCAACGATGTCTTGTGCGATCGTTGTGTTAACATAAGAACCCGGTTGAGGCATGTTTCATGTGGAACAACTGATCTCGTCCGTCCTGCCTCTGGCGTCAATGTAGCTACTCAGTCGTATACCACATGTCAG GATTGTGAGGAGCGTTCCAAAATTGCTGCTGTAGCAACGATTGATCAAGAAATACAAACAAATGATAGCTGCTTCAACAGTCCAAGGTTATCACGCATTTCTCGGCTCGGAGAATGCTCTCCGCTTTCCGTCCAGACTCAACCCGACCAGGAATCATTACCGAAACCAGAGCCGGAGTCGACCAACAGTCGTCGCTTG tccgAAACAGAATCGGAAAGTTCCAGAGAAGCCGACGAAAGTGATTTGGGTTCAGATGAGTCggtaagagaagaagaagatgaagaagaagaggaggaggaggaggaggaagaagaagaagaagaggaaggagaagaaggagaggaggaggaaggatTAGAGACTTTGCCCGAACCCATTAAGCCCCGTATAAG GGTGGAGCCCTCAATGGAAATGAAAGCCGCCCTCAAGGTGTTGAACGATTCCATCCATCGTCCACAAAGGGGAAGCTCGAAATTGTTGGTTAATGCCATCGAAATCGTTCGACGTGAATGGATTCAG GTTTCCAGCACAAAGGAAGCAGATGCTCACTCGGTTGAAGATTACATGGATTATATCGAATCTTTGAGCATGGCTTTGCTTGAGCGAGTCGCTAATCTTTCGGATAATAATGGCAACACGTCGTTACACTACGCAG TGTCGCACAGTCAGTGGGATATCGTCAGCCTTTTACTCGATTCAAAG GTGTGTTATCCACAACTGAGAAATAAAGCTGGTTATAGTCCGCCTATGCTGGCAGCTTTGGCTCAACCAACTAATAATACTGAATCCCAAGTACTTCAgcgtctcttctctctttgcgATGTTAATTCAAAAGCAACTCAA CACGGACAAACGGCTTTAATGCTCTCGGTCAGCCATGGAAGAGTAGAAGTGGTACGCCTCCTATTAGCCGCTGGCGCTGATGTGAATGTACAAGATGCGGACGGCTCGACTGCTCTTATGTGTGCAGCTGAACACGGTCATACACCCATTGTTAAGCTACTACTAGCCCAAACGGACATTGATCTTCATCTAAGAGATAAT gATGGTAGCACAGCGCTATCTATCGCTATGGAAGCAGGCCACAAAGATATTGGTTTACTGATATACGCTCACATGAATTTCCATCGATCCAACTCCAGCAGCGCAACGTCCAGCCCCGTCCTTCCAACTGCCTCGCCTTTAACTACTTTAAGGAGGAAAGGTTCTCCATTGCCTTATTTGTAG